In a single window of the Cucurbita pepo subsp. pepo cultivar mu-cu-16 chromosome LG18, ASM280686v2, whole genome shotgun sequence genome:
- the LOC111779736 gene encoding pentatricopeptide repeat-containing protein At1g08070, chloroplastic, translating into MATSAPSLVLSPTSPSSDPPYRLLQDHPSLKLISKCRSIRTLRQIHAQIIKTGLHNTQFALSKLIEFSAVSRYADISYAVSLFNSIEEPNLFIWNSMIRGLSISLSPVLALVFFVRMIHAGVEPNSYTFPFLLKSCAKLASAREGKQIHAHVLKLGFVSDVFIHTSLINMYAQSGEINYAQLVFDQSNFRDAISFTALIAGYVLWGYMDRARKLFDEMPVRDVVSWNAMIAGYAQTGRSKEALLLFEEMRKANVPPNESTIVSVLSACAQSNALDLGNSMRSWIEDRGLRSNLKLVNALIDMYSKCGDLQTACELFDEMPERDVISWNVMIGGYTHMCSYKEALALFREMLASGIEPTDITFLNVLPSCACLGAIDLGKWIHAYINKNFNSASTSLWTSLIDMYAKCGNIDAARQVFNGMNIKSLASWNAMICGLAMHGQANEALELFSKMSSNGIEPNEITFVGVLSACKHAGFVDLGRLFFSSMIQDYKISPKSQHYGCMIDLLGRAGLFEEAESLIQNMEMKPDGAIWGSLLGACRDHGRVELGEIVAERLFKLEPDNPGAYVLLSNIYAGAGKWDDVARIRTKLNDMGMKKVPGCTTIEVDNVVHEFLVGDKVHPQTENIYKMLEEVDRQLKEFGFVPDTSEVLYDMDEEWKEGALSHHSEKLAIAFGLISTKPGTPITIIKNLRVCRNCHAATKLISKIFNREIIARDRNRFHHFKDGSCSCNDYW; encoded by the coding sequence ATGGCGACTTCTGCTCCTTCACTGGTACTTTCACCCACCTCTCCTTCTTCCGACCCGCCTTATAGGCTCCTTCAAGATCATCCATCTCTCAAGCTTATCTCCAAATGCCGAAGCATTCGAACTCTCAGACAAATCCACGCTCAGATCATCAAGACTGGCCTCCACAACACTCAGTTTGCCCTCAGCAAGCTCATCGAGTTTTCCGCTGTTTCGCGCTATGCTGATATCTCTTATGCTGTTTCTCTATTTAATTCCATTGAAGAGCCCAATTTATTCATTTGGAATTCGATGATTCGAGGGCTTTCGATTAGTCTATCGCCCGTTCTGGCCTTGGTTTTCTTTGTCAGAATGATTCATGCCGGGGTAGAGCCGAATTCTTacacttttccttttcttttgaagtcttGTGCTAAGCTTGCCTCTGCCCGTGAAGGGAAACAGATTCATGCGCATGTTTTGAAGCTTGGGTTCGTGTCTGATGTGTTCATTCATACTTCGCTTATCAATATGTATGCGCAGAGCGGTGAAATAAATTATGCCCAATTGGTTTTTGATCAAAGTAATTTCAGGGATGCAATTTCTTTCACTGCATTAATCGCTGGTTATGTGTTGTGGGGTTATATGGATCGCGCTCGGAAACTGTTCGATGAAATGCCTGTTAGAGATGTGGTGTCTTGGAATGCTATGATTGCTGGATATGCACAAACTGGTAGATCCAAAGAGGCGTTGTTGTTGTTTGAAGAAATGAGGAAAGCAAATGTCCCCCCAAATGAGAGTACTATTGTCTCCGTTCTTTCTGCTTGTGCTCAGTCAAATGCTCTGGATTTAGGAAATTCGATGCGCTCTTGGATTGAAGATCGCGGGCTTCGTTCAAATCTTAAGCTTGTAAATGCCCTTATTGACATGTATTCAAAGTGTGGTGATCTTCAGACTGCTTGTGagttgtttgatgaaatgcctGAAAGGGATGTCATCTCATGGAATGTTATGATCGGCGGTTACACTCACATGTGCAGCTATAAAGAAGCCTTGGCGCTATTCCGCGAGATGCTAGCCTCAGGTATTGAGCCCACTGACATCACCTTCCTTAACGTTCTTCCGTCTTGTGCTTGTTTAGGTGCCATTGACCTCGGTAAGTGGATACATGcttatataaacaaaaacttcAACTCAGCCAGTACATCTCTGTGGACGAGTCTCATAGATATGTATGCTAAATGCGGTAATATAGATGCGGCAAGACAGGTCTTTAATGGTATGAATATCAAAAGCTTGGCTTCTTGGAATGCCATGATATGTGGGCTAGCAATGCATGGACAAGCAAATGAAGCTCTTGAGCTTTTCTCAAAAATGTCTAGTAATGGAATTGAACCAAATGAGATAACCTTTGTTGGTGTTTTATCTGCTTGTAAACATGCTGGTTTTGTTGATCTCGGACGCCTATTTTTCAGCTCTATGATTCAAGACTATAAGATATCTCCAAAATCCCAACATTATGGATGCATGATAGATCTTCTTGGGCGAGCTGGGTTGTTTGAGGAAGCAGAGTCCTTAATACAAAACATGGAAATGAAACCAGATGGAGCCATTTGGGGTTCCCTTCTTGGGGCATGTAGAGACCATGGACGAGTCGAGTTAGGAGAAATAGTTGCCGAACGTCTTTTCAAACTCGAGCCAGATAATCCTGGAGCTTATGTGCTTTTATCCAACATATACGCAGGGGCTGGTAAATGGGATGATGTTGcaagaataagaacaaaattgaacGACATGGGAATGAAGAAAGTTCCTGGTTGTACCACCATCGAAGTTGATAATGTCGTTCACGAGTTCCTGGTCGGGGACAAAGTTCATCCACAAACTGAAAACATTTACAAGATGCTGGAAGAAGTAGACAGACAATTAAAGGAGTTCGGATTTGTACCAGATACATCCGAGGTACTGTACGACATGGATGAAGAATGGAAAGAAGGAGCTCTAAGCCACCATAGTGAGAAATTAGCGATTGCTTTTGGATTGATAAGTACAAAACCAGGTACACCAATTACAATCATTAAAAATCTTCGTGTCTGTCGTAATTGTCATGCTGCCACAAAgctaatatctaagatattcAATAGAGAGATTATTGCTAGAGATAGGAACCGTTTTCATCACTTCAAAGATGGTTCTTGCTCGTGTAATGACTATTGGTGA